A genomic window from Sulfurimonas paralvinellae includes:
- a CDS encoding diguanylate cyclase — protein MFPNKRVEEFYTLYQQLLNFSDLSWWLIDLEDDPDIFYCNDVMSQTFSLDPDRIQHSVNETCPIAGDYNKYIAIKDDAAAKQIFDEYKALREGKVEEYSNTFPYYNPDSQETLYYSSRAKILLKDTEEKAALLFGLIEPKIVSKELLKIAKTDFLTDLNNRREFDTQLKFLFNLALREKHPLSLIMCDIDNFKAYNDSLGHYAGDECLRQVAKAIKNSCSRLSDIPCRYGGEEFAVIVYADKEEALQLGQNIVTNIQTLALPHPVSNTPVVTISVGVATLNITSNSTIQELIENADKALYQAKGKKKNICVQY, from the coding sequence ATGTTCCCAAACAAACGAGTAGAAGAGTTTTATACACTTTATCAACAACTTCTAAACTTTTCAGACCTTTCATGGTGGTTAATTGATCTTGAAGACGATCCCGATATTTTTTACTGTAATGACGTAATGTCTCAAACATTTTCACTTGATCCCGACCGTATACAACACTCCGTCAATGAAACATGTCCCATTGCAGGTGACTACAACAAATATATAGCCATTAAGGATGATGCTGCGGCAAAACAGATATTTGATGAATACAAAGCACTGCGTGAAGGAAAAGTGGAAGAGTATTCAAATACATTTCCCTATTATAATCCTGATTCACAAGAGACACTCTACTATTCAAGCCGTGCAAAGATATTGCTTAAAGATACGGAGGAGAAAGCAGCACTTCTATTTGGCCTTATCGAACCGAAAATAGTCAGTAAAGAATTACTGAAAATAGCGAAAACCGATTTTTTAACCGACTTAAACAATCGCAGAGAATTTGATACACAATTAAAATTTTTATTTAATCTGGCACTGCGTGAGAAGCATCCTTTATCTCTCATTATGTGTGATATAGACAATTTCAAAGCCTACAATGACTCACTTGGGCACTATGCAGGAGATGAATGTCTTCGACAAGTAGCAAAAGCTATTAAAAACTCATGCAGCCGATTGAGTGACATCCCATGCAGATACGGCGGGGAAGAGTTTGCGGTTATCGTTTATGCAGACAAAGAAGAGGCTCTTCAACTTGGACAAAATATTGTCACAAATATCCAGACTCTTGCTTTACCTCATCCTGTCTCTAACACGCCGGTTGTAACAATCAGTGTAGGTGTAGCCACGCTTAATATAACTAGCAACTCAACTATTCAAGAGTTGATTGAAAATGCAGACAAAGCTCTCTATCAGGCAAAAGGAAAGAAAAAAAATATCTGCGTACAGTACTAA
- the rpmJ gene encoding 50S ribosomal protein L36, with translation MKVRASVKKMCDDCKVIKRRGIVRVICKNPKHKQRQG, from the coding sequence ATGAAAGTAAGAGCTTCAGTAAAGAAAATGTGTGATGACTGTAAAGTTATCAAAAGAAGAGGGATTGTAAGAGTAATCTGCAAAAACCCTAAACATAAACAGAGACAAGGATAA
- the rpsM gene encoding 30S ribosomal protein S13 yields MARIAGVDLPKKKRIEYGLTYVYGIGLHTARQILDATGIDYNKRVFELSEEDVAAITKEIRENHMVEGDLRKKVAMDIKALMDLGSYRGLRHRRGLPCRGQKTKTNARTRKGKRKTVGAA; encoded by the coding sequence ATGGCTCGTATAGCTGGTGTTGATTTACCTAAGAAAAAAAGAATAGAGTATGGTCTAACATACGTCTATGGGATCGGTCTTCATACTGCTCGTCAAATATTAGACGCAACAGGTATTGACTATAACAAAAGAGTTTTTGAATTAAGTGAAGAAGATGTAGCTGCAATTACAAAAGAGATCCGTGAAAACCATATGGTTGAAGGTGATTTACGTAAAAAAGTTGCAATGGATATTAAAGCACTTATGGATTTAGGATCATACAGAGGTCTTCGTCACCGTCGTGGTCTTCCATGTCGTGGTCAAAAAACTAAGACAAATGCGCGTACTCGTAAGGGTAAACGTAAAACTGTCGGCGCAGCGTAA
- the rpsK gene encoding 30S ribosomal protein S11, with amino-acid sequence MAKRKAVRKKVVKKNVSRGIIHIAASFNNTLVTITDEMGNMIAWSSAGSLGFKGSKKSTPFAAQAAVEDAVEKAKVHGIKELGIKVQGPGSGRETAVKSVGAIEGIRVTFMKDVTPLPHNGCRAPKRRRV; translated from the coding sequence ATGGCAAAAAGAAAAGCTGTTAGAAAAAAAGTAGTAAAGAAGAATGTATCTCGCGGGATCATTCATATTGCAGCGTCATTTAACAATACATTGGTAACTATTACTGATGAAATGGGAAATATGATCGCTTGGAGTTCTGCTGGTAGCCTTGGTTTCAAAGGTTCTAAAAAATCTACGCCGTTTGCAGCGCAAGCAGCAGTTGAAGATGCAGTAGAAAAAGCAAAAGTACATGGTATCAAAGAACTTGGTATTAAAGTACAAGGTCCTGGTTCTGGTCGTGAGACAGCAGTTAAATCTGTTGGCGCTATCGAAGGAATCCGTGTTACATTCATGAAAGATGTTACACCATTACCACACAACGGTTGTCGCGCACCTAAGCGCCGTAGAGTTTAA
- the rpsD gene encoding 30S ribosomal protein S4 — protein MARYRGPVEKIERRFGVSLNLKGERRLAGKAALEKRPYGPGQHGQRRKKVSEYGLQLNEKQKAKFMYGISEKQFHALFVEAKRRDGNTGTNLITLIEQRLDNVVYRMGFASTRRFARQLVTHGHILVDGKKVDIPSYRVKPGQKIEVKESSKTNNQIQRAIELTNQTGLAPWVDIDAEKVFGIFTRLPEREEVVIPVEERLIVELYSK, from the coding sequence ATGGCAAGATATAGAGGTCCAGTAGAAAAAATCGAAAGAAGATTTGGAGTAAGCCTTAACTTAAAAGGTGAGCGTCGTTTAGCAGGAAAAGCTGCTTTAGAAAAACGTCCATATGGCCCAGGTCAACATGGTCAGCGTCGTAAAAAAGTTTCTGAGTATGGTTTACAACTTAATGAGAAACAAAAAGCAAAATTCATGTATGGTATTTCTGAAAAGCAATTCCATGCACTATTTGTTGAAGCAAAACGCCGTGATGGAAATACAGGTACAAACCTTATTACACTTATCGAGCAAAGATTAGACAATGTTGTTTACAGAATGGGATTCGCATCTACTCGTAGATTCGCTCGCCAACTTGTAACACATGGTCACATCCTTGTAGATGGTAAAAAAGTAGATATCCCTTCTTACCGTGTTAAACCGGGTCAAAAAATAGAAGTAAAAGAGTCTAGTAAAACAAACAACCAAATTCAACGTGCTATTGAGCTTACAAACCAAACAGGTTTAGCTCCATGGGTTGACATCGATGCTGAGAAAGTTTTTGGTATCTTTACTCGTCTTCCAGAGCGTGAAGAAGTTGTTATTCCAGTTGAAGAACGTTTAATCGTTGAGCTTTACTCGAAATAA
- a CDS encoding DNA-directed RNA polymerase subunit alpha: MKKIKTTPLAPQEFEVEQISENEANIMAYPFETGYAISLAHPLRRFLLSSSVGYAPIAIKIEGAKHEFDSVRGMLEDISDFILNLKEIRFKLNNDATEAEINYSFAGPCTITGADLSNDEVEVVTPEAHLATLNEDSTLNFSIKIAQGIGYVASEDTAAEIADDDYIALDAYFTPVRSATYKIENVLVEDNPNFERVVLNIKTDGQISPVDAFRNSLEVMYAQLAVFNSEISIKAPSTIERVEESPDLKKLTTNIDSLGLSARSFNCLDRSNIKLIGEIVLMSTNDLKNVKNLGKKSYDEIVEKVQEFGFTVGADLEDDVATALKKKIEAAS; the protein is encoded by the coding sequence ATGAAAAAAATTAAAACTACTCCACTTGCTCCTCAAGAGTTTGAGGTAGAACAAATTAGTGAGAATGAAGCTAACATTATGGCATATCCGTTTGAAACGGGTTATGCTATCTCTTTAGCTCATCCACTTCGCCGTTTTCTATTAAGCAGCTCAGTTGGTTATGCACCGATCGCTATCAAAATCGAAGGTGCAAAACATGAGTTTGACTCAGTTCGTGGTATGCTCGAAGATATTTCTGATTTTATTTTAAATCTTAAAGAGATTCGTTTTAAACTAAACAATGATGCAACAGAGGCAGAGATAAACTACAGCTTTGCAGGTCCATGTACAATCACTGGAGCTGATCTTAGTAATGATGAGGTTGAAGTTGTGACTCCAGAAGCACACCTTGCAACTTTAAATGAAGATTCTACATTGAACTTCAGCATCAAAATCGCTCAGGGTATCGGATATGTTGCAAGTGAAGATACAGCTGCAGAAATCGCTGATGATGATTACATTGCACTTGATGCATATTTTACACCTGTAAGAAGTGCAACATATAAGATTGAAAATGTACTTGTAGAGGACAATCCTAACTTTGAAAGAGTTGTTCTGAACATCAAAACTGATGGTCAAATCTCTCCTGTTGATGCATTTAGAAACTCTTTAGAAGTTATGTACGCACAATTAGCTGTATTTAATTCAGAGATCAGTATCAAAGCACCAAGTACAATTGAGAGAGTTGAAGAGTCGCCGGATCTTAAAAAACTAACGACTAACATTGATAGTTTGGGATTGAGTGCTCGTAGTTTTAACTGCCTTGACCGCTCAAATATTAAACTCATTGGAGAGATCGTACTTATGAGTACAAATGATCTTAAAAATGTAAAAAATCTTGGTAAAAAATCTTACGATGAGATCGTAGAGAAAGTTCAAGAGTTCGGTTTTACAGTTGGTGCTGATCTAGAAGATGATGTAGCAACTGCACTAAAAAAGAAAATTGAAGCAGCTTCTTAA
- the rplQ gene encoding 50S ribosomal protein L17, with protein MRHRHGYRKLGRTSAHRKALLANLSISLIEHGKIETTAVKAKELRSYVEKLITTASKGDSNSHRAVFAALQNKEATKKLVNELAPQYVERAGGYTRITRTRIRRGDATPMAFIELV; from the coding sequence ATGAGACACCGTCATGGATATCGTAAACTAGGTCGTACAAGTGCACATAGAAAAGCACTTTTAGCAAATCTTAGTATTTCGTTAATTGAACATGGTAAAATTGAAACTACTGCTGTAAAAGCTAAAGAGCTTCGCTCTTACGTTGAGAAGTTGATCACTACTGCTAGTAAAGGTGATTCAAACTCTCACAGAGCAGTATTCGCTGCGCTTCAAAATAAAGAAGCAACAAAAAAATTAGTAAACGAATTAGCACCTCAATATGTTGAGCGTGCTGGTGGTTACACTAGAATCACTAGAACTCGTATTCGTCGTGGTGACGCTACACCAATGGCATTTATAGAATTAGTATAA
- a CDS encoding aldo/keto reductase, protein MSTFAFGTYRVNDENLLHIEALKEAIDLGVRVIETAPYYTDGGAQRAVKKVMQLFEDKIRDEIEIISKCLLPKENDQDIKALIHEQIDASLENLQLLKIESCLIEDCAESSLLEVFTAFEKAVREGKIQSYGMSADSIKDIESVLSTAKEAAQKTGNEEHSFTTLELPVNMLEQENLKTAKEAKKHGLRVLSNRPLNAQKDGLMYRLAEYDEPQEYYHTLNELLEICDNDDLRVLYNLIEQMDANKHKFGFIGEYDTFLSLQILPHIKKAIENIHEDVLDVLLEYIERFLRNYREMVAYESAKMTRTTLKEYFSDCNAKMQECALRFLLQNDGIDNIVISMRQPRYVQEVMALKA, encoded by the coding sequence ATGAGTACTTTCGCATTTGGAACCTACAGAGTAAATGATGAAAATCTATTACACATTGAAGCACTGAAAGAAGCCATTGATCTTGGCGTACGAGTGATCGAAACAGCCCCTTATTATACAGACGGCGGCGCACAAAGGGCTGTTAAAAAAGTTATGCAGCTTTTTGAAGACAAGATTCGTGATGAGATAGAGATCATCTCAAAATGTCTCTTGCCAAAAGAGAATGATCAAGATATAAAAGCTCTTATCCATGAGCAAATAGATGCATCATTGGAAAATCTCCAGCTCTTAAAGATTGAAAGCTGTTTGATCGAAGATTGTGCTGAATCATCTCTTTTGGAAGTTTTTACGGCTTTTGAAAAGGCTGTAAGAGAGGGTAAAATCCAGAGTTACGGTATGAGTGCAGACAGCATCAAAGATATTGAGAGTGTGCTGAGCACTGCTAAAGAAGCAGCGCAAAAAACGGGTAATGAAGAGCACTCTTTTACGACTTTGGAACTGCCTGTCAATATGTTGGAACAAGAGAATCTGAAAACAGCAAAAGAGGCAAAGAAACATGGTTTAAGAGTGCTCTCAAACAGACCTTTAAATGCCCAAAAAGACGGACTCATGTACAGACTTGCAGAGTATGATGAACCGCAAGAGTACTACCATACGCTCAATGAGCTTTTGGAGATATGTGATAATGATGATCTGCGGGTTTTGTATAACCTCATAGAGCAAATGGATGCAAATAAGCATAAGTTCGGTTTCATCGGAGAGTATGACACCTTTCTTAGCCTGCAGATACTGCCGCATATCAAAAAAGCGATTGAAAATATACATGAAGATGTTTTGGATGTTCTTCTTGAATACATCGAGCGTTTTTTACGAAATTATCGAGAGATGGTAGCTTATGAATCAGCAAAGATGACACGAACGACACTCAAAGAGTATTTTAGCGATTGCAATGCAAAAATGCAAGAGTGTGCACTTCGGTTTTTACTTCAAAATGATGGTATTGACAATATTGTCATTTCAATGCGTCAGCCACGTTATGTGCAAGAGGTTATGGCTTTAAAAGCGTAG
- a CDS encoding NifU family protein, with protein MIPFSDEELMEPVRHVIDKVRPSLALDGGDIDFVTVKNGNVYVQLKGACIGCSSSGSTLKYGVERQLRMDIHPEICVVNVPMGMENDIDNL; from the coding sequence ATGATCCCGTTTAGTGATGAAGAACTTATGGAGCCGGTAAGGCATGTAATAGATAAAGTACGTCCCTCATTAGCACTTGATGGTGGAGACATTGATTTTGTAACGGTCAAGAACGGCAATGTGTATGTACAGCTTAAAGGTGCATGCATAGGCTGTTCAAGCAGTGGTTCTACGCTGAAATACGGTGTGGAGAGACAGTTGAGAATGGATATTCATCCTGAGATATGTGTGGTTAATGTACCAATGGGTATGGAAAACGATATAGATAATTTATAA
- a CDS encoding UDP-N-acetylmuramoyl-L-alanyl-D-glutamate--2,6-diaminopimelate ligase, which produces MKIELPDQPYRYVTENSQECDSETAFVLTTQNEKYLDDAKAKGAHSVIKIQDIASLFGVDKIKIVGITGTNGKTTTASAIYSFLLDLGYKAAMQGTRGLFMNDEAVEGKTLTTPSVLNTYRHIYQAVEAGCEYFIMEVSSHAIAQKRIEGLPFELKILTNITQDHLDYHKSIEEYINIKNSFFKDEGKKLINKDEPKAKFNFKNAYTYGIENPATYRLMAYSLNDGSSGIIQHFQEIVPFTASLHGFFNLYNLMAAISATHLITDKSLQEVADVVDNFAGVSGRMEQVCAAPNVIVDFAHTPDGMAQVLNALKEKELLVVFGAGGDRDKSKRPLMGRVAASLAKKVYVTSDNPRHEDPDAIVDGILSGIEDKSNVVVELNRKKAIEMALDEQEGEEVVVILGKGDENYQIIYDEKLPFDDREVVRELLNI; this is translated from the coding sequence TTGAAAATTGAGCTTCCCGACCAACCTTACAGATATGTTACTGAAAACTCTCAGGAGTGTGACAGTGAGACAGCTTTTGTTCTCACAACACAAAATGAAAAATATTTAGACGATGCAAAAGCAAAAGGTGCTCATTCTGTCATAAAGATTCAGGATATCGCTTCGCTTTTTGGTGTTGACAAGATTAAAATCGTCGGCATCACGGGTACGAACGGCAAAACGACAACGGCGAGTGCCATCTACTCCTTTTTACTTGATCTTGGCTATAAAGCGGCAATGCAGGGAACACGTGGTCTTTTTATGAACGATGAAGCAGTGGAAGGCAAGACACTGACAACCCCTTCTGTTTTAAATACATACAGACATATCTATCAGGCGGTTGAAGCGGGATGTGAGTATTTCATTATGGAAGTGAGTTCTCACGCAATAGCGCAAAAGAGAATCGAAGGCCTGCCGTTTGAGCTGAAAATTTTAACAAACATCACACAGGACCATCTTGATTATCATAAGAGTATAGAAGAGTATATTAACATCAAAAACTCTTTCTTTAAAGATGAGGGTAAAAAACTCATCAACAAAGATGAACCAAAAGCAAAGTTCAACTTTAAAAATGCCTATACATACGGCATAGAAAATCCTGCGACATACAGATTGATGGCATATTCTTTGAATGACGGCAGCAGCGGCATTATTCAACATTTCCAAGAGATCGTGCCGTTTACCGCTTCACTGCATGGTTTTTTCAATCTTTACAATCTCATGGCGGCTATTTCGGCAACCCATCTCATTACGGACAAATCACTCCAAGAAGTGGCTGATGTTGTTGATAATTTTGCAGGGGTGAGCGGTAGAATGGAGCAGGTGTGTGCAGCGCCGAATGTTATCGTTGATTTTGCACATACGCCTGACGGTATGGCGCAGGTGCTCAATGCACTCAAAGAGAAAGAACTGCTTGTCGTTTTTGGTGCGGGCGGGGACAGAGACAAGAGCAAACGTCCTCTTATGGGTCGTGTTGCTGCATCTTTGGCTAAAAAAGTTTATGTAACGAGTGATAATCCTCGTCATGAAGATCCCGATGCGATTGTTGATGGTATTCTCAGCGGCATAGAGGACAAAAGTAATGTCGTGGTTGAGCTCAATCGTAAAAAGGCCATAGAGATGGCACTTGATGAACAAGAAGGCGAAGAGGTGGTTGTCATCCTTGGAAAAGGGGATGAGAACTATCAGATCATTTATGATGAAAAGCTACCTTTTGATGACAGAGAAGTTGTCAGAGAACTTCTGAATATCTAA
- a CDS encoding alpha/beta fold hydrolase, whose protein sequence is MKTLLFLLLLVNSLFGFEYWQYVDKHYKFTTQKELQKKYKTVISPYFQSHKLHFFSTPENIKIAYKIFKVKHAKAVIVISSGRSEGMVKYQELIYDLNRNGYSVYILDHRGQGYSQRLLPDTKIGYVESFFHYVDDLKFFVENYVPKDKKRVLLGHSMGGTIASLYAEVYPHDFSALILYSPMHQPNLILPVMSTLLCDLMEKKKRNLSNYIVGTASYDITKQNFDENDLTHSKIRYEIMQQAYRDEPQTKIGGPSVKWVQEACKWSKIAVENASLIQIPTLLLQGEKDQVVNADAQEEFCKNAHSHCHGYTIKGAYHELYIEKDGMRQKALSAILDFISKI, encoded by the coding sequence ATGAAAACACTACTGTTTCTACTGCTGCTTGTAAATTCTCTTTTTGGTTTTGAGTATTGGCAGTATGTAGATAAACATTATAAGTTTACAACGCAAAAAGAGTTACAAAAAAAATATAAAACAGTTATCTCTCCTTACTTTCAGAGCCATAAACTTCACTTTTTCAGCACTCCCGAAAATATAAAAATAGCCTATAAGATCTTTAAGGTAAAGCATGCAAAAGCTGTTATCGTTATCTCAAGCGGACGCAGTGAAGGAATGGTCAAATACCAGGAACTCATTTATGATCTCAATCGTAACGGCTACTCTGTCTATATTTTAGATCATCGAGGGCAAGGGTATTCACAAAGATTGTTACCAGATACAAAAATAGGGTATGTGGAAAGTTTTTTCCATTATGTCGATGATCTGAAGTTTTTTGTAGAAAATTATGTTCCTAAAGACAAAAAGAGAGTATTGTTAGGCCACTCAATGGGCGGAACAATCGCATCGCTTTATGCCGAAGTCTATCCTCATGATTTTTCTGCATTAATTCTCTATTCTCCTATGCATCAACCCAATTTAATTTTACCTGTCATGAGTACACTGCTATGTGATCTTATGGAAAAAAAGAAGAGAAATCTAAGCAATTATATAGTTGGAACTGCTTCTTACGATATTACAAAACAAAACTTTGATGAGAACGATCTGACACATTCAAAAATACGATACGAAATTATGCAGCAGGCATATAGAGATGAGCCTCAAACCAAGATTGGCGGACCGAGCGTCAAATGGGTGCAGGAAGCTTGTAAATGGAGTAAAATAGCAGTTGAGAATGCCTCTTTGATACAGATTCCAACACTGCTGCTGCAAGGAGAAAAAGATCAGGTTGTCAATGCGGATGCTCAGGAAGAATTTTGTAAGAATGCTCATTCACATTGCCATGGGTATACAATAAAAGGGGCATACCATGAACTCTATATCGAAAAAGACGGTATGCGTCAAAAAGCCTTGAGCGCTATTTTAGATTTTATCTCTAAAATCTGA